TGaatctagttcaactgtcatatcccATCAGAAACCAGCCATAAGGGCTGAATCTAAACTAGATATATTGCACCATCACTTTAACTTTTGTATAAATCATGGCTAAAAATATTTTACGATGAATATTAAGCTTGCACACTTtgaggtaggtaggactgggtccTAAGTTTGCAGTGGTTATGTACAAGATATGATACGTTTTGAATTGATTTAATGTCTCAActgcagtggtgggccgtcagggccagcaaggccttctctgctggcctaaacatcatcagaatatatatatatttttaaatatattaaatatgtattaaattattccccagagtaagagttacactcttcatttcatagcgttcctcttggttgcactgcttccagccccgggttgagatttggagggctggtctttatgttagacattttatccaatcatattcagccatcatgtgttgccaggggtctacaATCTGCCCTCAGGcattcagaatcaacagtgcgggcgcttgtatctgtgaatggaaattaaaatttagtgtcaaccaatcagctttagagttggctattgtacgcctgctggctggctccagtgttacacaggagccagctagcaggcgtagtgcctgcacgtcttttgattggattaccaatattgagaggcaggtcctatatgggcaggtctcagaactaggaaactgaaattgatcaacgaattactactaagctgttttttcaacccacaatggcggaaggagaagatatcgatttggtcgaggatataataataaggccattctcaagacaaacttttcaagaaaagttagacattgtcaggagaggtagacgccgacgctacaaagccgacgctacaatgacaggctccgagaagcactgcaaactgtactgctgggaatgcctattatttgcaagtgatcgatttggtgtttggagccacactggctttgcaaacctgagttgtctaaccaaggcagcaacgagacaccaaagtacggctgggcacttacaaacaatggtacttttgaaaacttttggggacacccgagtggatctacagctcaacgaacaagcgcgcagggcaacgaagctgcacaatgaaaaggtattgtactcttcccctgcaattctatgaataaaaatgtaaatttcaAGGTGAGGCaatgcctggttatactgcgtttctgtctaaatgtatagtagagccatggcatcataatgatggtaataagaggtggattaattcgggtgggactgtgtcggacttcactgaaggcccaggccccagaaccacggcacacTACTGCTCAACTGGGTTGTGAACAGCAAGTAATTTAGTAGTTATTAGCAAGCAGTATGGACTTACTGCACTGAGTTGTAGCTGGAGAAAGACAGCAGACCTCCAAAGGCCAAAGAGAATGAATAGAAAACCTGGGCACCCGCATCAAGCCAAGTCGTTGGGTTCATTAGTTCATTCATCTGGAGAAACACACACCCATAGAGAAGTTGTTAGGCATGTCGTTTTGATTCTATCATACTACCTCATATATTAACGCTAGCTAAAAGGCCTTAGATGCAGTCTTTGTGGATCTGGATCTGTGGCTGAACTTGGAATATCAAATACTTTGAAGAAATACTTTTGTTCGATGATAGTAATGTAAGCTACTCACATCTGGGGTGAAGAGGAACTTCACTCCATTCAAAGAGCCTTTCAAGGTCAAGCCTCTGATCAGGAAGATGGTCAGCACCACATAAGGTAATGTTGAGGTGATATACACAGCCTAATGGGAGGAGATCACAGGGTAATGTTGAGGTGATATACACAGCCTAATGGGAGGAGACCACAGGGTAATGTTGAGGTGATATACACAGCCTAATGGGAGGAGATCACAGGGTAATGTTGAGGTGATATACACAGCCTAATGGGAGGAGACCACAGGGTAATGTTGAGGTGATATGCACAGCCTAATTGGAGGAGACCACAGGGTAATATTGAGGTGATATACACAGCCTAATGGGAGGAGATCACAGGGTAATGTTGAGGTGATATACACAGCCTAATGGGAGGAGACCACAGGGTAATGTTGAGGTGATATACACAGGCtaatgggaggacaccacagggTAATGTTAAGGTGATATACACAGCCTAATGGGAGGAAACCACAGGGTAATATTGAGGTGATATACACAGCCTAATGGGAGGAGACCACAGGGTAATGTTGAGGTGATATACACAGGCtaatgggaggacaccacagggTAATGTTAAGGTGATATACACAGCCTAATGGGAGGAGACCACAGGGTAATGTTGAGGTGATATACACAGGCtaatgggaggacaccacagggTAATGTTGAGGTGATATACACAGGCTAATGGGAGGAGACCACAGGGTAATGTTGAGGTGATATACACAGCCTAATGGGAGGAGACCACAGGGTAATGTTGAGGTGATATACACAGCCTAATGGGAGGAGACCACAGGGTAATGTTGAGGTGATATGCACAGCCTAATGGGAGGAGACCACAGGGTAATGTTGAGGTGATATACACAGCCTAATGGGAGGAGACCACAGGGTAATGTTGAGGTGATATACACAGCctaatgggaggagagaggaatgctTTTATGAAGTTGGACAGTTACTGTTTTGTGTGCTATTATTGCAAATATACTAAAATGGACTCAAAATAGTGACATACGTACACTATCGGTCAAAGtttaagaacacctactcattcaaggggtctttacattgtagaataatagtgaagacatcaaaactatgaaataacacatatggaatcatgtagtaaccaaaaaattgttaaacaaatctaaatatattttatatttgagattcttcaaatagccaatcgttgccttgatgacagctttgcacactcttggcagaaatagaatgaatagacaACACACAATGACCCATACCCAATTTATCTGACAGTCATATATTTGatctacacaatacatttctatctaAACATTTTGTAAATGTACATTCTCCTGTATGTCCTTTGCCCCAGGTGCACAAAATCAAGTCAAAccaattaaccaatgatattttGTACAGATAAGAATAAATAGGTGGTGATGCTCAACCACTGAATGATTCTTTCAACATGTCACTTAAAAGGTCGAAAGCTGCAATTAATTTAATGATGCCTGAAAATACTGCAGAGTAATTCCAAGCCATTTGCAAACATTGCTaacagctaacagctaacagCAACATTTAGTTTCCTTTCGACACTTAATGGACGTATTTTGTTACTGTTCGCTTTCTCAGTAACACTTAACATGAAACTGTTCTTGTACCTGTGTAATAAACTATCATTACTTTTGGAACAACATTTTATTAGCTTATTGTTACACAATACTTTGTCAATTGCATTTTAATGGCATAGCAATGACCTGAGTGTTGTAACTACTGTACACCAGAGGAATAGTGACTGTTCCTTATTCCACTTATGTCATAACTCCATTATTATTCAATTATAAATCAACTCAAATTTAACAACAATGTTCttgttgtaataatgacaaaGTTACTACACAAGTATAAAAACTTAATGTCATGTGTTACTGTATTACCTTATGTCTCACTCATTATGAAAATATGTTTGTTAGTTTAAAGCTTCAAATATGGTCTAGTCTAATGTTGAGGTGATTCCTTGTCCCTCGTGTATTTCATTCTAGGTTATAGGCTAAATTAAGACTCATATCTAAGAGTCCTACAAACCACTTGCTTATAATAAAAAATGTTGACTAATTCAACTAACTGTTATAATTTTTGGATTCTTCATCAAATATTTGACAGCCATATATTCAAATACCTTCAAATATTATTTGGTTTCTGAAAGGTATTCAAAATACTAAATGGGTTTGTCTTTTAGCTGAAActctatataaactatatttgTCTACCTCGAGTGTTTGAAAAGTTGGTATTTTCCAATAAACTACAAACTACAACAATTGTATGTCCAGGATTGCACCATGGTgacatacactgtatatacaatatataataccatatttaatatatatatatataaaatacaactGTCTACACTGTCAAAGTGGTGTTAGAAAGGTCAGAAAGGTCAACAAAGGTCAACAAAGGTCAACAATCCGGTTCCGGTTGgaagcgagcggccgcatctacacttcggtccgcaggtagtataactttttataacttttcattacatttcgttatagtacaacggtttgatttgtctaatcttagcaacttcttcttagccagctacatagccgtctttgtatcaacgacaattgcataattatcgtatttcgtcgtcctaacgtatctgcccagcagctagctaagcagctagctaacatccactgtccactagcactgtagaaactattacactcaactgaacgactcgattagcgtagtgtcagctagctacatagttgtcttcgtatccaagataattgtgcagtttagagtgtgtagacttagagtgattatcttaatttaccgaggttagctagccagctatttgtcgtccttaacgtaggaaatgctgctagctagctagccaacagctagccaacctctaccgaattgaactccaactacccggtcaacattccgcgtcgttccacaggtagtatcacattttcatttcacttcattacagtacaacggtttgatttgtttgatcgtagctagccagctacatagccgtctttgtatctaagacaattgtgtagtctagagcgattttctaggttagctggccagctattgtcgttcttctaacgtagctagccagctagcccccgaatagcagcactgtagtaactattacagtacaacggtttgttttgtttgatcgtagctagctagctacatgcgtctttgtatctaagacaattgtgtagcctaggcgattttctaggttagctggccagctgtTATGtccgttcttctaacgtagctagccagctagccccgaatcatgtagcactgtagtaactattacagtacaacggtttgtttgtttgatcgtagctagccagctacatagccgtctttgtatctaagacaattgtagcctagagcgatttctggggttagccagccagctattgtcgttcttttaaagtaacgaaCCCAAtccaaccttgctagctagccagctagcccccgaataacagcactgtagaaactattacactcggcaGACGACGATTAGTGTgatgtcaacatcgcagccactaccaactagcctactccagcagtactgtttcatttcaatcattttagtcaataagattcttacctcgtaagcttaactttctgaacattcgagacgtgtagtccacttgtcattcaatctcctttgcattagcgtagcctcttctgtaccctgttaactatgtgtctatctatccctgttctctcctctctgcacagaccatacaaacgctccacaccgcgtggccgcggccaccctaatctggtggtcccagcgcgcacgacccacgtggagttcctggtctccggtagcctctggaactgccgatctgcggccaacaaggcagagttcatctcagcctatgcctccctccagtccctcgacttcctggcactgacggaaacatggatcaccacagataacactgctactcctactgctctctcttcgtccgcccacgtgttctcgcacaccccgagagcttctggtcagcggggtggtggcaccgggatcctcatctctcccaagtggtcattctctctctctccccttacccatctatctatcgcctcctttgaattccatgctgtcacagttaccagccctttcaagcttaacattcttatcatttatcgccctccaggttccctcggagagttcatcaatgagcttgatgccttgataagctcctttcctgaggacggctcacctctcacagtcctgggcgactttaacctccccacgtctacctttgactcattcctctctgcctccttctttccactcctctcctcttttgacctcaccctctcaccttcccccctactcacaaggcaggcaatacgctcgacctcatctttactagatgctgttcttccactaacctcactgcaactcccctccaagtctccgaccactaccttgtatccttttccctctcgctctcatccaacacttcccacactgcccctactcggatggtatcgcgccgtcccaaccttcgctctctctcccccgctactctttcctcttccatcctttcatctcttccctctgctcataccttctccaacctttctcctgactctgcctcctcaaccctcctctcttccctttctgcatcctttgactctctatgtcccctatcctccaggccggctcggtcctcccctcccgctccgtggctcgatgactcattgcgagctcacagaacagagctccgggcagccgagcggaaatggaggaaaactcgcctccctgcggacctggcatcctttcactccctcctctctacattttcctcctctgtctctgctgctaaagccactttctaccactctaaattccaagcatctgcctctaaccctaggaagctctttgccaccttctcctccctcctgaatcctcctccccctccccccctcctccctctctgcagatgacttcgtcaaccattttgaaaagaaggtcgacgacatccgatcctcgtttgctaagtcaaacgacaccgctggttctgctcacactgccctaccctgtgctctgacctctttctcccctctctctccagatgaaatctcgcttcttgtgacggccggccgcccaacaacctgcccgctcgaccctatcccctcctctctcctccagaccatttccggggaccttctcccttacctcacctcgctcatcaactcatccctgaccgctggctacgtcccttccgtcttcaagagagcgagagttgcaccccttctgaagaaacctacactcgatccctccgatgtcaacaactacagaccagtatcccttctttcttttctctccaaaactcttgaacgtgccgtccttggccagctctcccgctatctctctcagaatgaccttcttgatccaaatcagtcaggtttcaagactagccattcaactgagactgctcttctctgcatcacggaggcgctccgcactgctaaagctaactctctctcctctgctctcatccttctagacctatcggctgccttcgatactgtgaaccatcagatcctgctctccaccctctccgagttgggcatctccggcgcggcccacgcttggattgcgtcctacctgacaggtcgctcctaccaggtggcgtggcgagaatctgtctcctcgccacgcgctctcaccactggtgtcccccagggctctgttctaggccctctcctattctcgctatacaccaagtcacttggctctgtcataacctcacatggtctctcctatcattgctatgcagacgacacacaattaatcttctcctttcccccttctgatgaccaggtggcgaatcgcatctctgcatgtctggcagacatatcagtgtggatgacggatcaccacctcaagctgaacctcggcaagacggagctgctcttcctcccggggaaggactgcccgttccatgatctcgccatcacggttgacaactccattgtgtcctcctcccagagcgctaagaaccttggcgtgatcctggacaacaccctgtcgttctcaaccaacatcatggcggtggcccgttcctgtaggttcatgctctacaacatccgcagagtacgaccctgcctcacacaggaagcggcgcaggtcctaatccaggcacttgtcatctcccgtctggattactgcaactcgctgctggctgggctccctgcctgtgccattaaacccctacaactcatccagaacgccgcagcccgtctggtgttcaaccttcccaagttctctcacgtcaccccgctcctccgctctctccactggcttccagttgaagctcgcatccgctacaagaccatggtgcttgcctacggagctgtgaggggaacggcaccg
This genomic interval from Oncorhynchus masou masou isolate Uvic2021 unplaced genomic scaffold, UVic_Omas_1.1 unplaced_scaffold_8512, whole genome shotgun sequence contains the following:
- the LOC135539036 gene encoding sodium-dependent neutral amino acid transporter B(0)AT1-like; translation: AVYITSTLPYVVLTIFLIRGLTLKGSLNGVKFLFTPDMNELMNPTTWLDAGAQVFYSFSLAFGGLLSFSSYNSVHNNCEQDAVIISIVNGATAVYAATVIYTIIGFRATEKFDDCISGNILTLPLFDLQKKITENNQI